A stretch of the Chlamydia pecorum E58 genome encodes the following:
- the uvrB gene encoding excinuclease ABC subunit UvrB, translated as MTFHLHSPFQPCGDQPEAIAKLCSGLKENVRAQVLLGATGSGKTFTIANVIAQANLPTLVLAHNKTLAAQLYQEFREFFPENAVEYFISYYDYYQPEAYIARSDTYIEKSLLINDEIDKLRLSATRSILERRDTLIVSSVSCIYGIGSPENYLSMTLELQVGKAYPRDLLTSQLAKMHYQASPLPQRSAFRELGSVLDVFPAYENQALRLEFANDTLVSIDICDPLTMLPQSSTTQTILYPGSHYVTPEAIREYAVRSIREELEERLKFFETRPVEQERLFQRTTHDIEMIKEIGFCKGIENYSRHFTGAPPGAPPACLLDYFPEEFLLIVDESHQTLPQIRAMYRGDRSRKEALVEYGFRLPSAFDNRPLTYEEAQKYFRKVIYVSATPGDTELKKSQGHIVEQILRPTGIPDPLPEIRPATGQVDDLLEEIRVRLAKTHEKILVISLTKKLAEEIAVFLNELEIPAAYLHADIETAERTHILADLRTGKIDVLIGVNLLREGLDLPEVSLVAILDADKEGFLRSTSSLIQFCGRAARNVHGKVIFYADKKTPAIEATLKEAARRRQIQIAYNKKHNLTPRPIIKAVFSNPIPQGTKKDPFPQEQELSQEELEKLIKKNEKLMLLAAEEFRFEDAAKYRDLIHSYKKRLLELS; from the coding sequence ATGACGTTTCACCTTCATTCTCCTTTTCAACCATGTGGAGACCAACCTGAAGCCATTGCAAAGCTATGCTCTGGGTTAAAGGAGAATGTTCGTGCTCAAGTGCTTCTAGGAGCAACAGGTTCAGGGAAAACATTTACCATAGCGAATGTGATTGCCCAAGCAAACCTCCCTACACTGGTATTAGCCCATAATAAGACACTAGCAGCTCAGCTCTATCAAGAGTTCCGGGAGTTCTTTCCTGAGAATGCTGTCGAATACTTCATTTCGTATTATGACTATTATCAGCCTGAGGCGTATATTGCCCGTAGTGACACCTATATAGAAAAAAGCTTATTAATCAATGATGAGATTGATAAGTTGCGCTTATCTGCAACACGTTCAATTTTAGAGCGTCGTGACACCTTAATAGTCTCTTCTGTTTCCTGTATTTATGGTATAGGCTCTCCCGAAAATTATCTTTCTATGACGTTAGAATTACAGGTCGGAAAGGCATACCCTAGGGATCTTCTTACCTCACAATTAGCGAAAATGCATTATCAAGCCTCTCCTCTTCCCCAGCGCAGTGCTTTTCGAGAACTCGGAAGTGTACTAGATGTTTTCCCTGCCTATGAAAATCAAGCTCTTCGGCTAGAGTTTGCTAACGATACTCTAGTCTCTATCGATATTTGTGATCCCCTGACAATGCTCCCTCAGAGCTCAACGACACAAACAATACTTTACCCCGGATCACATTATGTTACACCTGAAGCAATTCGAGAATATGCTGTACGCTCTATCCGAGAAGAACTGGAAGAACGCCTGAAGTTTTTCGAAACACGCCCTGTAGAACAAGAACGGTTATTTCAAAGAACCACGCATGATATCGAAATGATCAAGGAAATTGGCTTTTGTAAAGGGATCGAAAATTACTCTCGTCATTTCACGGGAGCTCCCCCCGGAGCACCGCCAGCATGCCTGCTGGATTATTTCCCTGAGGAGTTTTTACTCATAGTGGATGAGTCCCACCAAACACTTCCACAAATACGTGCAATGTATAGAGGAGATAGATCTCGAAAAGAAGCCTTGGTAGAATATGGTTTTCGTTTGCCTTCCGCATTTGATAACCGTCCCCTTACCTATGAAGAAGCTCAGAAATACTTCCGCAAGGTGATCTATGTTTCTGCAACTCCTGGAGACACAGAGCTCAAAAAAAGCCAAGGGCATATTGTTGAACAAATTCTTCGTCCTACAGGGATCCCAGATCCCCTTCCGGAAATTCGGCCTGCTACAGGGCAAGTTGATGACCTCCTAGAGGAAATCCGCGTAAGATTAGCAAAAACACATGAGAAAATCTTAGTAATCTCCCTAACAAAAAAGCTTGCAGAAGAGATCGCAGTGTTTCTCAATGAGCTGGAGATTCCCGCAGCCTACCTCCATGCAGATATAGAAACTGCCGAGCGTACCCACATCTTAGCCGATCTACGCACAGGGAAAATCGACGTGCTCATTGGAGTCAACCTCCTTCGTGAAGGGCTGGATCTTCCTGAAGTATCTTTAGTTGCCATTTTAGATGCAGACAAGGAAGGCTTTTTGCGCAGCACTTCCTCACTCATTCAGTTTTGTGGCAGAGCTGCAAGGAACGTTCATGGGAAAGTAATTTTCTACGCAGATAAAAAAACTCCTGCTATCGAAGCGACTCTGAAAGAAGCTGCCCGCCGCAGGCAGATCCAAATTGCGTACAACAAAAAACATAACCTCACCCCCCGCCCCATCATCAAAGCAGTCTTTTCCAATCCTATTCCTCAAGGAACAAAAAAAGATCCTTTTCCCCAAGAACAAGAGCTCTCCCAAGAGGAGCTAGAGAAACTCATTAAGAAAAATGAAAAGCTCATGCTTCTTGCTGCTGAAGAGTTTCGTTTCGAAGATGCAGCAAAATACCGTGATCTCATCCACTCGTACAAAAAGCGACTTCTAGAGCTCTCCTAA
- the eno gene encoding phosphopyruvate hydratase, which produces MCDATISNIQAREVLDSRGYPTVAVKVITNLGTFGEACVPSGASTGVHEALELRDHDASRYQGKGVLQAVKNVKEVLLPLLHGYSVFDQILLDSMMVDADGTPNKSKLGANAILGVSLASAKAAAATLKRPLYRYLGGCFASTLPCPMMNLINGGMHADNGLEFQEFMIRPIGAHSMHEAVSMGADVFHALKNLLKSRHLATGVGDEGGFAPNLRSNAEALELLMTAIEAAGFVPGEEVSLALDCAASSFYEAVTKTYHGRPYDAQIEILKELCERFPIDSIEDGLAEEDYEGWEKLTQELGDQVQLVGDDLFVTNPGLIAEGISKNLANAVLIKPNQIGTLTETSEAIQLAHSHGYSTILSHRSGETEDTTIADLAVAFSTGQIKTGSLSRSERIAKYNRLLAIEEELGQESLFKDSNIFASYEE; this is translated from the coding sequence ATGTGTGACGCCACCATTTCCAATATCCAAGCGCGAGAAGTTCTAGATTCTCGAGGCTACCCGACAGTAGCTGTTAAAGTCATTACCAACTTGGGAACTTTTGGAGAAGCATGCGTTCCTTCTGGAGCTTCTACAGGAGTCCATGAAGCTTTGGAACTGCGCGATCACGATGCTTCTAGATATCAAGGGAAGGGAGTACTACAAGCAGTAAAAAATGTTAAAGAAGTTCTTCTTCCTCTGCTACATGGCTATAGCGTCTTTGATCAGATCCTTTTGGATTCTATGATGGTAGATGCTGACGGCACACCAAATAAATCAAAATTAGGAGCCAATGCGATTCTAGGGGTTTCTTTAGCGTCAGCGAAAGCAGCAGCAGCAACTCTGAAGCGTCCTCTATATCGCTATCTCGGAGGGTGCTTTGCCTCTACCCTTCCTTGCCCTATGATGAACCTTATCAATGGCGGGATGCACGCAGATAATGGCCTGGAATTTCAAGAATTTATGATCCGTCCGATTGGGGCGCACTCTATGCACGAGGCGGTATCTATGGGGGCGGATGTATTCCATGCTTTGAAAAACCTCTTAAAGTCACGTCATTTAGCTACAGGAGTAGGCGATGAAGGAGGCTTTGCTCCGAACTTACGCTCCAATGCAGAAGCTTTAGAGCTTCTCATGACTGCAATAGAAGCCGCAGGTTTTGTCCCTGGGGAGGAAGTTTCTTTAGCTCTAGATTGCGCAGCATCTTCTTTTTACGAAGCAGTGACAAAAACCTATCACGGCAGACCTTATGATGCACAGATAGAGATTCTTAAAGAGCTTTGCGAACGGTTTCCTATAGACTCTATTGAGGATGGCTTAGCGGAGGAAGATTATGAAGGATGGGAGAAATTAACCCAAGAGCTCGGCGATCAAGTTCAACTTGTTGGAGATGATTTATTTGTAACCAATCCTGGTTTAATAGCCGAAGGGATCAGTAAAAATCTTGCCAATGCGGTATTGATTAAGCCAAATCAGATCGGAACACTCACAGAAACTTCTGAGGCGATACAGCTTGCCCATTCTCATGGATATAGCACTATTCTCTCACACCGCTCTGGGGAAACTGAAGATACTACCATTGCAGATCTTGCTGTAGCATTTTCCACAGGTCAGATAAAAACAGGATCTTTATCACGTTCTGAACGCATCGCCAAATATAACAGGCTCTTAGCAATAGAAGAAGAGCTCGGTCAGGAAAGTCTCTTTAAAGATTCCAATATTTTTGCCTCTTACGAAGAATAG
- the thrS gene encoding threonine--tRNA ligase, translated as MIRINCNQEEHELPEGTVAADFASKMKDSQNFIGVLIDGQPKDLLTPLQEGNTVTFITSEDSHGREIFLHTSAHLLAQAVLRLWPDAQPTIGPVIDQGFYYDFANLSISEKDFPAIEEMVAKIVEEELPIARSVLKTKDEALQKFSNNPFKAELIRELPENEEISAYAQGEFMDLCRGPHLPSTAPVKAFKVLRTSAAYWRGDPSRESLVRVYGISFPTMQELKEHLHQLEEAKKRDHRVLGVKLDLFSQQEYAAGMPFFHPRGMIIWDALINFWKELHARAGYQQIKTPQLMNQRLWEISGHWQNYKENMYTLTLDEENYAIKPMNCPGCMLYYKTHLHSYKEFPLRVAEIGHVHRHEVSGALSGLMRVRAFHQDDAHVFLTPEQVEEETLNILDLVAKLYHTFGLAYHLELSTRPKTGTIGSDELWEHATSALQRALEKSGSSFIITPEEGAFYGPKIDIHVKDAINRTWQCGTIQLDMFLPERFHLEYTNAEGGKSIPVMLHRALFGSIERFLGILIEHFKGKFPLWISPEQVRLITVADRHIPRARELAQKWQNLGLVVTVDDASESVSKKIRNAQTMQVNYMVTLGDQEVANNTLAIRTRDNRVINDVSEEKFLNAILEEKNSLSLTALL; from the coding sequence ATGATTCGCATAAATTGCAATCAAGAAGAGCATGAACTGCCGGAAGGAACAGTTGCTGCAGATTTCGCTAGTAAAATGAAAGATTCTCAAAACTTTATTGGCGTATTAATCGATGGGCAGCCTAAAGATCTTTTAACTCCATTACAAGAGGGAAATACCGTCACCTTTATTACCTCTGAGGATTCTCATGGCAGGGAAATCTTTCTTCATACCTCTGCTCACTTGCTCGCGCAGGCGGTCCTTCGTCTTTGGCCTGATGCACAGCCAACAATTGGCCCTGTGATTGATCAAGGATTTTATTATGATTTCGCCAATCTTTCCATTAGCGAAAAAGATTTTCCTGCCATTGAAGAAATGGTAGCAAAAATCGTAGAGGAAGAACTTCCTATCGCAAGATCGGTGTTAAAAACTAAAGATGAAGCTTTGCAGAAATTCTCTAATAACCCATTTAAAGCGGAATTGATCCGAGAGCTCCCAGAAAACGAAGAGATTTCTGCTTATGCTCAAGGTGAATTTATGGATCTGTGCCGAGGGCCTCACCTCCCCTCGACAGCTCCCGTAAAGGCTTTTAAAGTTCTCCGAACTTCCGCTGCCTATTGGCGTGGGGACCCATCGAGAGAATCTTTGGTTCGCGTGTATGGGATTTCTTTCCCTACAATGCAAGAACTCAAAGAGCATCTTCATCAGCTTGAGGAAGCGAAAAAGAGAGACCACCGGGTTCTTGGAGTGAAATTAGATCTATTTTCACAACAAGAATATGCTGCTGGTATGCCCTTTTTCCATCCTCGAGGGATGATCATTTGGGATGCCTTAATTAATTTCTGGAAAGAGCTGCATGCCCGTGCTGGTTATCAGCAAATCAAAACGCCTCAACTAATGAATCAGCGTCTTTGGGAGATCTCAGGGCACTGGCAAAACTATAAGGAAAATATGTATACCCTTACGTTAGATGAGGAAAACTACGCCATTAAGCCAATGAACTGCCCTGGCTGTATGTTGTATTACAAAACACATCTACATAGCTACAAGGAATTCCCCTTAAGGGTAGCAGAAATTGGTCATGTGCACCGTCATGAAGTTTCTGGAGCGCTTTCTGGATTGATGCGAGTGCGAGCATTTCATCAAGATGACGCGCACGTCTTCTTAACTCCCGAGCAAGTTGAAGAAGAAACGCTGAATATTCTTGATTTGGTTGCCAAACTTTATCACACGTTCGGTTTGGCATATCATTTAGAGCTTTCCACGCGGCCAAAAACAGGAACTATAGGAAGTGATGAACTCTGGGAACACGCCACATCAGCGCTTCAACGCGCTTTGGAGAAGTCTGGCTCTTCCTTTATCATTACTCCTGAAGAAGGTGCTTTCTACGGGCCAAAAATTGATATCCACGTCAAGGATGCTATTAACCGTACGTGGCAATGTGGGACAATACAATTAGATATGTTCTTGCCTGAGCGCTTCCATCTTGAGTATACCAATGCAGAAGGAGGGAAAAGCATTCCGGTTATGCTTCACCGAGCTTTGTTTGGCTCCATAGAAAGGTTCTTAGGCATCCTTATCGAACATTTCAAAGGAAAGTTCCCTCTATGGATAAGCCCTGAGCAGGTTCGTTTGATCACCGTTGCGGACAGGCATATTCCTCGTGCGCGAGAGCTAGCACAAAAATGGCAAAATCTCGGCCTTGTAGTCACCGTGGATGATGCAAGTGAATCTGTAAGCAAGAAAATTCGCAATGCGCAAACAATGCAGGTGAATTATATGGTTACGCTTGGAGACCAAGAAGTTGCCAATAATACTCTAGCTATACGTACGCGGGACAATCGTGTGATTAATGATGTGTCTGAAGAAAAATTCCTAAACGCCATACTTGAAGAAAAGAATTCTTTAAGCTTAACTGCATTATTGTAG
- the trpS gene encoding tryptophan--tRNA ligase → MNKKKRILTGDRPTGKLHLGHWIGSIKNRLELQNHPEYECFFIIADLHTMTTKVRKEEVLDVDNNVYEVLADWLSVGIDPTKSTIYLQSLIPEIYELHLLFSMLISINRVMGIPSLKEMAKNASIEEGGLSYGLIGYPVLQSADILLAKAQLVPVGKDNEAHIELTRDIARNFNRLYGEIFPEPEVLQGELTSLVGIDGQGKMSKSANNAIYLSDDEATIQEKVRRMYTDPSRIHATTPGRVEGNPVFIYHDLFNPNKDEVEDFKTRYRQGNIKDTEVKARLAEEILSFLKPFRERRMEFLAHPQLLQEALQQGTLRMREVAKATMEEVHEKLGLSHKWRALLNSSL, encoded by the coding sequence ATGAATAAAAAAAAGCGTATACTTACTGGGGATCGTCCTACAGGAAAACTTCATTTGGGTCACTGGATAGGTTCTATAAAGAATCGCTTAGAACTTCAAAATCATCCTGAATACGAATGTTTCTTTATCATTGCGGATCTGCATACAATGACAACAAAAGTCCGCAAAGAAGAAGTTTTAGACGTGGATAACAATGTATATGAAGTTCTTGCAGATTGGCTAAGTGTAGGGATAGATCCCACAAAATCTACAATTTATCTTCAATCTCTTATTCCAGAGATTTATGAGCTTCATTTACTCTTTTCTATGCTGATTTCTATAAATCGCGTTATGGGGATCCCTAGTCTGAAAGAGATGGCGAAAAACGCCTCAATAGAAGAGGGAGGACTTTCTTATGGTCTGATTGGCTATCCCGTATTACAAAGTGCGGATATCCTCCTTGCAAAAGCCCAGCTGGTACCTGTAGGGAAGGATAACGAAGCCCACATTGAGCTCACCCGAGATATCGCAAGAAACTTCAATCGTTTATATGGGGAGATCTTCCCAGAGCCTGAGGTTCTCCAAGGAGAGTTGACCTCTTTAGTTGGAATTGATGGTCAGGGGAAGATGAGCAAATCTGCAAATAACGCGATTTATCTTTCTGACGATGAAGCAACCATTCAAGAAAAAGTCCGCAGAATGTATACGGATCCCAGTCGTATCCATGCGACAACGCCAGGTCGCGTTGAAGGCAATCCTGTGTTTATTTACCATGATCTGTTTAATCCTAATAAAGATGAGGTAGAGGATTTCAAGACTCGCTACCGTCAAGGCAATATCAAAGATACAGAAGTTAAGGCTCGCCTTGCTGAAGAGATCTTGTCTTTCCTTAAGCCTTTTAGGGAACGACGGATGGAATTCTTAGCTCATCCTCAGCTCCTTCAAGAGGCCCTACAACAGGGCACGTTACGGATGCGGGAGGTAGCAAAAGCCACAATGGAAGAGGTCCACGAGAAATTAGGACTTAGCCATAAATGGCGGGCTTTGCTGAATTCCTCTCTATGA
- a CDS encoding DUF5414 family protein: MASKAKTLELEDNVFFLLEGNLKRIFATPIGYTTFREFQNVVFNCANGQQEAANFFFEMLINGKLTQEVTPHQKQAAQKLIAEFMMPIRVSKDIHERGEFINFITSDMLAQQERCIFLNRLARVDGQEFLLMTDVQNTCHLIRHLLARLLEAQKNPIGEKNLLEIQEEIESLKNHFEELSKALQ, translated from the coding sequence ATGGCGTCGAAAGCAAAAACACTCGAACTTGAAGACAATGTATTTTTCCTTCTTGAGGGAAATTTAAAAAGGATTTTTGCGACCCCAATTGGTTATACGACATTCCGAGAGTTTCAAAATGTAGTCTTTAATTGTGCCAATGGCCAGCAAGAGGCTGCGAACTTTTTCTTTGAAATGCTAATTAATGGAAAGCTGACACAAGAGGTAACTCCTCACCAAAAACAAGCTGCGCAAAAGCTCATTGCAGAGTTCATGATGCCAATTCGTGTCTCTAAAGACATCCATGAACGTGGGGAATTTATTAACTTCATCACTTCAGATATGCTAGCGCAGCAAGAACGCTGTATTTTTTTAAATCGCCTAGCTCGTGTAGATGGGCAAGAGTTCCTCCTCATGACAGATGTACAAAATACCTGCCACCTTATCCGTCATTTACTTGCTAGACTTTTAGAAGCACAGAAGAATCCCATTGGGGAAAAAAACCTTCTAGAAATTCAAGAAGAAATTGAATCTTTGAAAAATCACTTTGAGGAGCTTTCAAAAGCCCTTCAATAA
- a CDS encoding pGP6-D family virulence protein, with product MGNLKTLLENRFKKTSPNKVESLARKRMEGELSPMPRKTTQHLLSSQEQDRLQKLLEHYSLEKQVKQQDVQYLCVLSAEIKQIHHQAVLLHGERIKKVRDLLKSYREGAFSSWLMLTYGNRQTPYNFLVYYELFSLLPDALKIEAEKMPRQAMYTLASRQGSQEKKEEIIRNYKGENKDELLRIIRKEFPLIASDCRQTSVSKQALAFLVKGTQLLSKCSTLSLEEKGTLEKLLKKLKKVKNNLFPDTKV from the coding sequence ATGGGGAATTTAAAAACTCTATTAGAGAACCGCTTTAAAAAAACCTCGCCAAATAAGGTAGAGTCTTTAGCCCGCAAGCGCATGGAAGGGGAGCTTTCTCCCATGCCAAGAAAAACTACGCAACATCTTCTCTCTTCTCAGGAGCAAGATAGGCTTCAAAAATTATTGGAACACTATTCTCTAGAGAAACAGGTAAAACAACAAGACGTCCAATATCTTTGTGTCCTTTCAGCAGAGATCAAACAAATCCATCACCAAGCTGTCCTGTTACATGGAGAGCGGATTAAGAAAGTCCGTGATCTTCTCAAAAGCTACCGTGAAGGGGCTTTTTCTTCTTGGCTGATGCTCACCTACGGAAACCGACAAACCCCGTATAACTTCCTCGTATATTATGAATTGTTTTCTTTGCTTCCAGATGCTTTAAAAATAGAGGCAGAAAAGATGCCTCGACAAGCAATGTATACACTAGCGTCTCGACAGGGCTCTCAAGAGAAAAAAGAAGAGATTATCCGCAATTATAAAGGGGAAAATAAAGACGAACTTCTTCGCATTATCCGCAAAGAATTTCCTTTAATTGCTTCAGACTGTCGTCAGACGTCTGTATCCAAACAAGCACTCGCGTTTCTTGTAAAAGGAACACAGCTTCTTAGTAAGTGCTCTACACTATCCTTAGAAGAAAAAGGCACTTTGGAAAAATTGCTAAAAAAACTTAAAAAAGTTAAAAATAACCTCTTTCCTGATACAAAGGTATGA
- a CDS encoding ParA family protein yields the protein MQTIAVNSFKGGTAKTSTTLHLGAALAQYHHARVLLIDFDAQANLTSGLGLDPDCYDSLAVVLQGEKDIHEVIRPIEDSDVDLIPADTWLERVEVSGNLAADRYSHERLKHILKEVESDYDYVIIDTPPSLCWLTESALIAADHALICATPEFYSVKGLERLAGFIQGIAARHPLTVLGVALSFWNCRGKNNATFAQLIQKTFPGKLLETKIRRDITISEAAIYGKPVFATAPSGRASEDYLKLTKELLTLLKDV from the coding sequence ATGCAAACAATTGCTGTAAACAGTTTTAAAGGAGGAACTGCCAAAACATCAACCACGTTGCATCTAGGAGCAGCTTTAGCTCAATATCATCACGCTAGAGTATTGCTTATTGATTTTGATGCCCAAGCGAACCTTACCTCAGGGCTAGGCTTAGACCCTGACTGTTATGATAGCTTGGCAGTAGTATTGCAAGGCGAAAAGGACATTCATGAAGTGATCCGCCCGATTGAGGATTCCGATGTGGATTTAATCCCTGCGGATACGTGGTTGGAGCGGGTTGAGGTCTCAGGAAATCTTGCTGCAGACCGCTACTCTCATGAACGCCTAAAGCACATTCTTAAAGAGGTGGAGAGCGATTATGACTATGTCATAATCGACACTCCTCCCTCTTTATGCTGGCTTACAGAATCCGCGTTGATTGCTGCTGATCATGCATTAATCTGTGCCACCCCAGAATTTTATAGTGTAAAGGGTTTAGAACGGCTAGCAGGATTCATTCAAGGAATCGCTGCACGCCATCCTTTAACAGTTCTGGGAGTGGCATTATCTTTTTGGAACTGTAGAGGAAAAAACAATGCAACGTTTGCTCAACTGATCCAAAAAACTTTCCCTGGAAAACTTCTCGAAACCAAAATCCGCAGGGATATTACGATTTCTGAAGCGGCAATTTATGGAAAGCCCGTATTTGCCACAGCACCGAGTGGGCGAGCTTCCGAAGATTACCTGAAATTGACAAAAGAGCTACTAACCTTATTAAAAGACGTGTAA
- a CDS encoding DMT family transporter → MSLFLVFFTAFIWSSSFAISKLVMSSAAPLFVTGARMLLAGGILAGIVWARGETLRFPRKVSMYIILLAFTGYYLANACEFLGLQKLSSAKACFIYGLSPFVSALFSYLQLKEVLSLKKVVGLCLGLVSYFAYLILGGEDLGEAWTWNFGFPEVLVLGATCFAAFGWTLLRKIEITSSLSVMAINALAMLVSGGFSLMHSLCTEPWDPTPIQNFPMFLGAVCALVFISNLICYNLYARLLRKFSSTFLSFCNLIMPLFAAFYGWALLGESFPWGLLPATSFMILGCCLIYQEEFLQGYIIS, encoded by the coding sequence GTGTCGTTATTTCTCGTCTTTTTTACCGCATTCATTTGGTCTTCATCTTTTGCAATTAGTAAACTGGTGATGAGTTCCGCTGCGCCTTTGTTTGTGACAGGAGCGAGGATGCTTCTCGCTGGGGGGATCCTTGCTGGGATAGTATGGGCTCGAGGTGAGACATTGCGTTTCCCTAGAAAAGTGAGCATGTACATTATCCTCCTAGCGTTTACGGGATATTATCTTGCAAATGCCTGTGAATTTTTAGGACTACAAAAACTCAGCTCTGCAAAGGCGTGTTTTATCTATGGGTTGTCGCCGTTTGTTTCTGCTTTGTTTTCCTATCTTCAACTTAAAGAAGTGCTCTCTTTGAAAAAAGTCGTGGGGCTATGTTTGGGCCTTGTAAGCTACTTTGCTTACTTGATATTAGGGGGAGAGGATTTAGGGGAGGCATGGACATGGAACTTTGGCTTCCCTGAAGTGCTGGTATTGGGTGCCACATGTTTTGCTGCTTTTGGGTGGACGTTATTAAGAAAGATTGAGATAACATCTTCATTATCTGTCATGGCGATTAATGCTTTAGCCATGCTGGTTTCCGGGGGATTTTCCCTTATGCATTCCTTGTGTACAGAGCCTTGGGACCCTACTCCTATACAGAATTTCCCTATGTTTTTAGGGGCTGTCTGTGCGTTGGTGTTTATTTCAAATTTGATTTGCTACAACCTGTATGCCAGACTTTTGAGGAAGTTCTCCTCAACATTTCTTTCTTTTTGTAATTTGATCATGCCACTTTTTGCTGCATTTTACGGATGGGCTCTTCTCGGGGAGAGCTTTCCTTGGGGACTCCTCCCTGCAACAAGCTTTATGATTCTTGGCTGTTGTTTAATCTACCAAGAGGAGTTTCTTCAGGGATACATCATTTCTTAA